GGAATTAAATTCAGAATTTGAATGCTTTATACCTAATAATGGATTTTTAGTTCCTTGGACAAAACAAGGTATATTACTATTAAATACAGCTCTTACAGTTAGAGCTCATGAAGCAAACTCTCATAAAGGAAAAGGATGGGAGACTTTTACAGATCATATAATAGAGACATTAAACTTAAGAGAAGATCCTGTAATATTTGTCCTATGGGGAAATAATGCTAGAAGCAAGAAAAAGTTAATAGACGCAAATAAACATTACATAATAGAATCTGCACATCCAAGTCCACTATCAGCTAGTAGAGGATTTTTTGGATCTAAACCATTTTCTCAGGTTAATGATATCTTAATTAAATTAGGAAAAGAGCCTATAGACTGGCAAATTCCAAATATATAAAATATATAATAAAAATAAAATCCTTTTAATATGTGAAAGGATTTTATTTTTTAAGGTTAAAAAAATTAAAATTCACAAAAATTAAAGTTAAATTATATAGAAAATTGTAAAAATATGAAAATGTTTGCTAAAAACAGTTGCATCAAAAAAATATATATGGTAATATAAGTTTGTAAGTGAGAGGACATCCCATATGGGGGTGGATGGGTGCTGGTGTGCCCTCTAGTCTTCAAAACTAGTATGAGGGGTTAAGAGCTTCTTGGGTGGGTTCGATTCCCACGCACTCCCGCCAATTAAATGAAAAGAACTTCTGTATAGAAGTTCTTTTTTTGCTTTTAATAACTTAATTATCTGCAAGGTTTTCTTTTTGACTCATTGTAAATTGTTTAAGGTCATTATCCCATATATATAATTCTTTTGAAACGTCTTTAGAAAAGGAATTATCATTTGATGAGATTGTTGAGACATATAGTATTTGGGGAGGGTAGTCGTCTAGAAAGTCCATACTTCCAGATACTTTGATTTTATCATTGCTTTTTAAATCTATTTTTTCGAAATATAGATCTTTTTTTAGTTTAGATGAATACTTAAGTCCTTCTTGATAAAATATCTCTATAAATTTTT
The nucleotide sequence above comes from Paraclostridium bifermentans. Encoded proteins:
- a CDS encoding uracil-DNA glycosylase, whose amino-acid sequence is MVNIGNDWDEILKGEFEKPYYLKLREFLKEEYKNNIIYPDMHDIFNALKYTSYKDTKVLILGQDPYHGENQAHGLAFSVKPGVKTPPSLLNMYKELNSEFECFIPNNGFLVPWTKQGILLLNTALTVRAHEANSHKGKGWETFTDHIIETLNLREDPVIFVLWGNNARSKKKLIDANKHYIIESAHPSPLSASRGFFGSKPFSQVNDILIKLGKEPIDWQIPNI